A window of the Bombus huntii isolate Logan2020A chromosome 8, iyBomHunt1.1, whole genome shotgun sequence genome harbors these coding sequences:
- the LOC126868635 gene encoding 39S ribosomal protein L19, mitochondrial, whose product MSISSRLLCQKTWKKLTFIKLLGKEPKALSTLAQPKDDRVDDDNDSQTQPNNESTKSESFAHYRFIYPEFLPDPNPLYRQSVREKLERMDMLSRRSVISIPEFYVGSILAVTYSEPHAVEKLNRFVGICILREGCGLRSSFLLRNVVNGEGVEVRYDLYDPAIQKIDCLRLERRLDDELLYLRDAPLEYSTFPFDMEIETTVSQSVPLNDIKVPLKPLPWSEKWERKNLKGIKDIVVNERRRKKAAALAKPWEKYDLMKTYRETIPEEEQNEIFSDVHTELRHLEIQKTILKRKYMLQRSKPTS is encoded by the exons ATGAGTATTTCCTCAAGATTATTGTGTCAAAAAACATGGAAAAAATtaacttttataaaattattag GTAAAGAACCTAAAGCTCTCTCAACCTTGGCACAACCAAAAGATGATAGAGTAGATGACGATAATGATTCCCAAACTCAACCTAATAATGAATCAACCAAATCTGAATCATTTGCACATTACAGATTTATATATCCTGAATTTTTACCAGATCCTAATCCATTATATCGTCAGAGTGTGAGAGAGAAATTAGAACGCATGGATATGTTGAGTAGAAGATCAGTAATAAGTATTCCTGAATTTTATGTTGGTTCAATATTAGCAGTAACTTATTCAGAACCACATGCAGTTGAAAAACTAAATAGATTTGTtggtatatgtatattaagaGAGGGCTGTGGTCTAAGAAGTTCATTTCTTTTAAGAAATGTTGTTAACGGGGAAGGTGTGGAAGTACGTTATGATTTATATGATCCTGCTATTCAGAAAATTGATTGTTTGAG GTTAGAAAGAAGATTAGACGATGAATTACTTTACCTCAGAGATGCACCATTAGAATATAGTACATTTCCTTTTGATATGGAAATAGAAACAACAGTTTCACAATCTGTCCCATTAAATGATATTAAAGTCCCTCTTAAGCCATTACCTTGGTCAGAGAAATGGGAacgtaaaaatttaaaagGAATTAAAGATATAGTTGTTAATGAAAGACGTCGAAAAAAGGCAGCAGCTCTCGCTAAACCATGGGAGAAATATGATTTGATGAAAACCTACAG GGAGACCATTCCAGAAGAggaacaaaatgaaatattttcagatGTACATACAGAACTTCGTCACTTAGAAATACAGAAGACTATATTAAAACGCAAATATATGTTACAAAGAAGTAAACCaacttcataa
- the LOC126868636 gene encoding protein sarah yields the protein MEKKHGSNIVEEEELEESENIIINEVDGLPNLHPNYQQLELEFDVEKNRSDTNTRTIEDLVHDEDLPTSVIVTNVDPRVFKDDELKEEIQNLFKQFGEDATFQYFRSFRRMRVNYSSPSAAANARIQLHQAHFGETDINCYFAQPVTPIDVEDQHLHPPALTKQFLISPPASPPIGWQPREEGEPLVNHDLLAAIANLSAGGSHELHPGGSGQPGIVVHVCETTNPMKNVPRIQHTRCPEHS from the exons ATGGAGAAGAAACATGGTTCTAATATAGTGGAAGAGGAAGAACTAgaagaatctgaaaatataattataaatgaagTTGATGGATTACCAAATTTACATCCTAATTATCAACAATTGGAGCTAGAATTTGATGTAGAAAAAAATCGTTCTGATACAAATACAAGGACTATTGAAGATTTAGTACATGATGAAGATTTACCAACATCAGTTATTGTAACTAATGTAGATCCCAGAGTTTTTAAAGATGATGAATTAAAG GAAGAAATACAGAATCTCTTCAAACAGTTTGGGGAAGATGCtacatttcaatattttagaTCATTTAGAAGAATGAGAGTGAATTATAGTTCTCCAAGTGCAGCAGCAAATGCCAGAATACAATTACATCAAGCTCATTTTGGTGAGACAGATATCAACTGTTATTTTGCACAACCTGTTACCCCAATAg atgTAGAAGATCAACACCTTCACCCACCAGCATTAACAAAACAGTTCCTAATTTCACCACCTGCTTCACCACCTATTGGATGGCAGCCTAGAGAGGAAGGCGAACCTTTAGTTAATCATGACTTATTGGCTGCTATAGCAAATTTATCTGCAG GAGGCAGTCATGAATTACATCCTGGTGGTTCAGGACAACCTGGCATAGTTGTACATGTTTGTGAAACAACAAATCCTATGAAAAATGTTCCACGTATTCAACATACACGTTGTCCAGAACATTCATAA
- the LOC126868629 gene encoding oxysterol-binding protein-related protein 9 isoform X4, giving the protein MDSMESHGSVVTHLLSQVKIGMDLTKVALPTFILERRSLLEMYADYFTHPNQFVSIADMSTPKDRMVQVVRWYLCSFHAGRKSGVAKKPYNPILGEIFRCHWDIPNDAIDSSNDTKLVVGGPVPWCKENQLSFIAEQVSHHPPISAFYAEHYAKKISFGAHVWTKSKFLGLSIGVHNVGKGWVNVLQHGEEYVLTFPNGYGRSILTVPWIELGGTATIHCTQTGYHAAVEFLTKPFYGGKRNRITCQITQPGDKKPFVVINGEWSGAMEAKWSDGRTEIFADVKELYTQRKLVKPVCEQEEHESRKVWRDVTVGLRINDMEKATAAKCAIEQKQRDEARNRKENNINWQTKLFKETKDGSWVYVKPLADRLHSCSNQSATT; this is encoded by the exons A TGGATTCCATGGAATCCCATGGATCCGTAGTGACTCATCTTCTATCTCAAGTAAAAATTGGTATGGATTTAACAAAAGTAGCATTACCTACATTCATTTTGGAGCGCAGGTCGCTTCTTGAAATGTATGCAGACTATTTTACTCATCCAAATCAGTTTGTAAG cATAGCAGATATGTCTACTCCTAAAGATAGAATGGTTCAAGTAGTTCGTTGGTATTTATGCAGTTTCCATGCAGGTCGTAAATCAGGGGTAGCTAAGAAACCATATAATCCAATATTAGGTGAAATTTTTAGATGTCATTGGGATATTCCTAATGATGCTATAGATAGTTCTAATGATACAAAACTAGTTGTTGGAGGTCCTGTACCTTGGTGCAAAGAAAATCAGCTTTCATTTATTGCTGAACAAGTTTCTCATCATCCTCCCA TAAGTGCATTTTATGCTGAACATTATGCAAAAAAGATTAGTTTTGGTGCGCATGTATGGACGAAAAGCAAATTCCTTGGACTGAGTATAGGAGTACATAATGTTGGAAAGGGTTGGGTAAATGTATTACAACATGGAGAAGAATATGTATTGACTTTCCCAAATGGTTATGGTAGATCTATTCTTACTGTACCATGGATAGAGTTAGGGGGGACTGCAACTATTCATTGTACACAAACTGGTTACCATGCTGCTGTAGAATTTTTGACAAAACCTTTTTATGGCGGTAAGCGTAATCGAATTACATGTCAAATTACACAACCAGGAGATAAGAAACCATTTGTTGTTATAAACGGAGAATGGAGTGGTGCCATGGAAGCAAAGTGGTCTGATGGA aGAACTGAAATTTTTGCGGACGTTAAAGAACTTTACACTCAAAGAAAATTAGTGAAGCCAGTGTGTGAACAAGAAGAACACGAATCACGAAAAGTTTGGCGGGATGTAACTGTTGGATTAAGGATTAACGACATGGAAAAGGCAACAGCTGCTAAATGTGCAATCGAACAAAAACAACGAGATGAAGCACGtaatagaaaagaaaacaatattaattGGCAAACTAAG TTGTTCAAAGAAACTAAAGATGGTAGTTGGGTCTATGTAAAACCACTTGCAGACAGATTACATTCTTGTTCCAATCAAAGTGCTACAACATAA
- the LOC126868629 gene encoding oxysterol-binding protein-related protein 9 isoform X2 produces the protein MHTHTLINNSEQQITMSTMEGSLSKWTNVVNGWQYRWFVLDDNAGLLSYYTSKEKMMRGARRGCVRLRGAIIGIDDEDDSTFTITTSSYKDDPKTFHFQTRNAEERERWIRALEDTILRHSHARWDPKKSPPKQDFDRKVAEADAYLQLLIDQIKLIETKQRSVATEDEEKQQKYTAILTQANAMLNSVKHTIVQLQIAKNTAIPVNGVYRGPTDSIHVSSSLSHVAVREPEATVQTGIELGSECVELRVPTLPNAVVDRDLPVPQFSYSSSDEDEDYYDAADEISPPAMQNHISIRRDSERSHVDVSNENRKQNPLPPTKGDGSVDYDALYEEESETEMDSMESHGSVVTHLLSQVKIGMDLTKVALPTFILERRSLLEMYADYFTHPNQFVSIADMSTPKDRMVQVVRWYLCSFHAGRKSGVAKKPYNPILGEIFRCHWDIPNDAIDSSNDTKLVVGGPVPWCKENQLSFIAEQVSHHPPISAFYAEHYAKKISFGAHVWTKSKFLGLSIGVHNVGKGWVNVLQHGEEYVLTFPNGYGRSILTVPWIELGGTATIHCTQTGYHAAVEFLTKPFYGGKRNRITCQITQPGDKKPFVVINGEWSGAMEAKWSDGRTEIFADVKELYTQRKLVKPVCEQEEHESRKVWRDVTVGLRINDMEKATAAKCAIEQKQRDEARNRKENNINWQTKLFKETKDGSWVYVKPLADRLHSCSNQSATT, from the exons ATGCATACACATACACTCATAAATAACAGCGAGCAACAAATAACAATGTCGACGATGGAAGGTTCACTTAGTAAATGGACAAATGTTGTTAATGGATGGCAATATCGTTGGTTTGTTTTAGATGATAATGCTGGTCTTCTATCGTATTATACG agtaaagaaaaaatgatgAGAGGAGCACGTAGAGGATGTGTACGTTTAAGAGGTGCTATTATAGGTATTGATGATGAGGACGATAGCACATTTACAATTACTACATCATCATACAAAGATGATCCaaaaacatttcattttcaaacaAGAAATGCAGAGGAACGAGAACGTTGGATTCGTGCTTTAGAAGACACTATATTACGTCATTCACATGCT AGATGGGATCCTAAAAAATCTCCTCCGAAGCAAGACTTTGATCGCAAAGTAGCTGAAGCAGATGCTTACCTTCAATTGTTGATtgatcaaataaaattaattgaaacaaaACAAAGATCTGTTGCTACAGAAGATGAAGAAAAGCAACAAAAATATACAGCAATTTTAACTCAAGCCAATGCAATGCTTAATTCAGTTAAAcatacaattgttcaattacaaaTTGCAAAG AATACAGCAATACCTGTAAATGGAGTATATAGGGGACCCACTGATTCAATACATGTTTCGTCTTCATTATCGCATG ttGCTGTTAGAGAACCAGAAGCAACTGTACAGACTGGTATTGAATTAGGTTCTGAATGTGTAGAACTAAGAGTACCTACATTGCCAAatg CTGTTGTGGATAGGGATCTCCCTGTACCCCAATTCTCTTATTCATCTTCGGATGAAGACGAAGATTATTATGATGCAGCAGACGAAATATCACCTCCTGCAATGCAAAATCATATCAGTAT AAGACGAGATAGTGAACGTTCACATGTGGATGTATCGAACGAAAATCGGAAGCAAAATCCGTTGCCACCTACAAAAGGTGATGGCTCTGTTGATTACGATG CCCTTTATGAAGAGGAAAGTGAAACAGAAA TGGATTCCATGGAATCCCATGGATCCGTAGTGACTCATCTTCTATCTCAAGTAAAAATTGGTATGGATTTAACAAAAGTAGCATTACCTACATTCATTTTGGAGCGCAGGTCGCTTCTTGAAATGTATGCAGACTATTTTACTCATCCAAATCAGTTTGTAAG cATAGCAGATATGTCTACTCCTAAAGATAGAATGGTTCAAGTAGTTCGTTGGTATTTATGCAGTTTCCATGCAGGTCGTAAATCAGGGGTAGCTAAGAAACCATATAATCCAATATTAGGTGAAATTTTTAGATGTCATTGGGATATTCCTAATGATGCTATAGATAGTTCTAATGATACAAAACTAGTTGTTGGAGGTCCTGTACCTTGGTGCAAAGAAAATCAGCTTTCATTTATTGCTGAACAAGTTTCTCATCATCCTCCCA TAAGTGCATTTTATGCTGAACATTATGCAAAAAAGATTAGTTTTGGTGCGCATGTATGGACGAAAAGCAAATTCCTTGGACTGAGTATAGGAGTACATAATGTTGGAAAGGGTTGGGTAAATGTATTACAACATGGAGAAGAATATGTATTGACTTTCCCAAATGGTTATGGTAGATCTATTCTTACTGTACCATGGATAGAGTTAGGGGGGACTGCAACTATTCATTGTACACAAACTGGTTACCATGCTGCTGTAGAATTTTTGACAAAACCTTTTTATGGCGGTAAGCGTAATCGAATTACATGTCAAATTACACAACCAGGAGATAAGAAACCATTTGTTGTTATAAACGGAGAATGGAGTGGTGCCATGGAAGCAAAGTGGTCTGATGGA aGAACTGAAATTTTTGCGGACGTTAAAGAACTTTACACTCAAAGAAAATTAGTGAAGCCAGTGTGTGAACAAGAAGAACACGAATCACGAAAAGTTTGGCGGGATGTAACTGTTGGATTAAGGATTAACGACATGGAAAAGGCAACAGCTGCTAAATGTGCAATCGAACAAAAACAACGAGATGAAGCACGtaatagaaaagaaaacaatattaattGGCAAACTAAG TTGTTCAAAGAAACTAAAGATGGTAGTTGGGTCTATGTAAAACCACTTGCAGACAGATTACATTCTTGTTCCAATCAAAGTGCTACAACATAA
- the LOC126868629 gene encoding oxysterol-binding protein-related protein 9 isoform X1, which yields MHTHTLINNSEQQITMSTMEGSLSKWTNVVNGWQYRWFVLDDNAGLLSYYTSKEKMMRGARRGCVRLRGAIIGIDDEDDSTFTITTSSYKDDPKTFHFQTRNAEERERWIRALEDTILRHSHARWDPKKSPPKQDFDRKVAEADAYLQLLIDQIKLIETKQRSVATEDEEKQQKYTAILTQANAMLNSVKHTIVQLQIAKNTAIPVNGVYRGPTDSIHVSSSLSHVAVREPEATVQTGIELGSECVELRVPTLPNAVVDRDLPVPQFSYSSSDEDEDYYDAADEISPPAMQNHISIRRRDSERSHVDVSNENRKQNPLPPTKGDGSVDYDALYEEESETEMDSMESHGSVVTHLLSQVKIGMDLTKVALPTFILERRSLLEMYADYFTHPNQFVSIADMSTPKDRMVQVVRWYLCSFHAGRKSGVAKKPYNPILGEIFRCHWDIPNDAIDSSNDTKLVVGGPVPWCKENQLSFIAEQVSHHPPISAFYAEHYAKKISFGAHVWTKSKFLGLSIGVHNVGKGWVNVLQHGEEYVLTFPNGYGRSILTVPWIELGGTATIHCTQTGYHAAVEFLTKPFYGGKRNRITCQITQPGDKKPFVVINGEWSGAMEAKWSDGRTEIFADVKELYTQRKLVKPVCEQEEHESRKVWRDVTVGLRINDMEKATAAKCAIEQKQRDEARNRKENNINWQTKLFKETKDGSWVYVKPLADRLHSCSNQSATT from the exons ATGCATACACATACACTCATAAATAACAGCGAGCAACAAATAACAATGTCGACGATGGAAGGTTCACTTAGTAAATGGACAAATGTTGTTAATGGATGGCAATATCGTTGGTTTGTTTTAGATGATAATGCTGGTCTTCTATCGTATTATACG agtaaagaaaaaatgatgAGAGGAGCACGTAGAGGATGTGTACGTTTAAGAGGTGCTATTATAGGTATTGATGATGAGGACGATAGCACATTTACAATTACTACATCATCATACAAAGATGATCCaaaaacatttcattttcaaacaAGAAATGCAGAGGAACGAGAACGTTGGATTCGTGCTTTAGAAGACACTATATTACGTCATTCACATGCT AGATGGGATCCTAAAAAATCTCCTCCGAAGCAAGACTTTGATCGCAAAGTAGCTGAAGCAGATGCTTACCTTCAATTGTTGATtgatcaaataaaattaattgaaacaaaACAAAGATCTGTTGCTACAGAAGATGAAGAAAAGCAACAAAAATATACAGCAATTTTAACTCAAGCCAATGCAATGCTTAATTCAGTTAAAcatacaattgttcaattacaaaTTGCAAAG AATACAGCAATACCTGTAAATGGAGTATATAGGGGACCCACTGATTCAATACATGTTTCGTCTTCATTATCGCATG ttGCTGTTAGAGAACCAGAAGCAACTGTACAGACTGGTATTGAATTAGGTTCTGAATGTGTAGAACTAAGAGTACCTACATTGCCAAatg CTGTTGTGGATAGGGATCTCCCTGTACCCCAATTCTCTTATTCATCTTCGGATGAAGACGAAGATTATTATGATGCAGCAGACGAAATATCACCTCCTGCAATGCAAAATCATATCAGTAT TAGAAGACGAGATAGTGAACGTTCACATGTGGATGTATCGAACGAAAATCGGAAGCAAAATCCGTTGCCACCTACAAAAGGTGATGGCTCTGTTGATTACGATG CCCTTTATGAAGAGGAAAGTGAAACAGAAA TGGATTCCATGGAATCCCATGGATCCGTAGTGACTCATCTTCTATCTCAAGTAAAAATTGGTATGGATTTAACAAAAGTAGCATTACCTACATTCATTTTGGAGCGCAGGTCGCTTCTTGAAATGTATGCAGACTATTTTACTCATCCAAATCAGTTTGTAAG cATAGCAGATATGTCTACTCCTAAAGATAGAATGGTTCAAGTAGTTCGTTGGTATTTATGCAGTTTCCATGCAGGTCGTAAATCAGGGGTAGCTAAGAAACCATATAATCCAATATTAGGTGAAATTTTTAGATGTCATTGGGATATTCCTAATGATGCTATAGATAGTTCTAATGATACAAAACTAGTTGTTGGAGGTCCTGTACCTTGGTGCAAAGAAAATCAGCTTTCATTTATTGCTGAACAAGTTTCTCATCATCCTCCCA TAAGTGCATTTTATGCTGAACATTATGCAAAAAAGATTAGTTTTGGTGCGCATGTATGGACGAAAAGCAAATTCCTTGGACTGAGTATAGGAGTACATAATGTTGGAAAGGGTTGGGTAAATGTATTACAACATGGAGAAGAATATGTATTGACTTTCCCAAATGGTTATGGTAGATCTATTCTTACTGTACCATGGATAGAGTTAGGGGGGACTGCAACTATTCATTGTACACAAACTGGTTACCATGCTGCTGTAGAATTTTTGACAAAACCTTTTTATGGCGGTAAGCGTAATCGAATTACATGTCAAATTACACAACCAGGAGATAAGAAACCATTTGTTGTTATAAACGGAGAATGGAGTGGTGCCATGGAAGCAAAGTGGTCTGATGGA aGAACTGAAATTTTTGCGGACGTTAAAGAACTTTACACTCAAAGAAAATTAGTGAAGCCAGTGTGTGAACAAGAAGAACACGAATCACGAAAAGTTTGGCGGGATGTAACTGTTGGATTAAGGATTAACGACATGGAAAAGGCAACAGCTGCTAAATGTGCAATCGAACAAAAACAACGAGATGAAGCACGtaatagaaaagaaaacaatattaattGGCAAACTAAG TTGTTCAAAGAAACTAAAGATGGTAGTTGGGTCTATGTAAAACCACTTGCAGACAGATTACATTCTTGTTCCAATCAAAGTGCTACAACATAA
- the LOC126868629 gene encoding oxysterol-binding protein-related protein 9 isoform X3, with the protein MLGAASNTLYEEESETEMDSMESHGSVVTHLLSQVKIGMDLTKVALPTFILERRSLLEMYADYFTHPNQFVSIADMSTPKDRMVQVVRWYLCSFHAGRKSGVAKKPYNPILGEIFRCHWDIPNDAIDSSNDTKLVVGGPVPWCKENQLSFIAEQVSHHPPISAFYAEHYAKKISFGAHVWTKSKFLGLSIGVHNVGKGWVNVLQHGEEYVLTFPNGYGRSILTVPWIELGGTATIHCTQTGYHAAVEFLTKPFYGGKRNRITCQITQPGDKKPFVVINGEWSGAMEAKWSDGRTEIFADVKELYTQRKLVKPVCEQEEHESRKVWRDVTVGLRINDMEKATAAKCAIEQKQRDEARNRKENNINWQTKLFKETKDGSWVYVKPLADRLHSCSNQSATT; encoded by the exons ATGCTGGGTGCAGCTTCAAATA CCCTTTATGAAGAGGAAAGTGAAACAGAAA TGGATTCCATGGAATCCCATGGATCCGTAGTGACTCATCTTCTATCTCAAGTAAAAATTGGTATGGATTTAACAAAAGTAGCATTACCTACATTCATTTTGGAGCGCAGGTCGCTTCTTGAAATGTATGCAGACTATTTTACTCATCCAAATCAGTTTGTAAG cATAGCAGATATGTCTACTCCTAAAGATAGAATGGTTCAAGTAGTTCGTTGGTATTTATGCAGTTTCCATGCAGGTCGTAAATCAGGGGTAGCTAAGAAACCATATAATCCAATATTAGGTGAAATTTTTAGATGTCATTGGGATATTCCTAATGATGCTATAGATAGTTCTAATGATACAAAACTAGTTGTTGGAGGTCCTGTACCTTGGTGCAAAGAAAATCAGCTTTCATTTATTGCTGAACAAGTTTCTCATCATCCTCCCA TAAGTGCATTTTATGCTGAACATTATGCAAAAAAGATTAGTTTTGGTGCGCATGTATGGACGAAAAGCAAATTCCTTGGACTGAGTATAGGAGTACATAATGTTGGAAAGGGTTGGGTAAATGTATTACAACATGGAGAAGAATATGTATTGACTTTCCCAAATGGTTATGGTAGATCTATTCTTACTGTACCATGGATAGAGTTAGGGGGGACTGCAACTATTCATTGTACACAAACTGGTTACCATGCTGCTGTAGAATTTTTGACAAAACCTTTTTATGGCGGTAAGCGTAATCGAATTACATGTCAAATTACACAACCAGGAGATAAGAAACCATTTGTTGTTATAAACGGAGAATGGAGTGGTGCCATGGAAGCAAAGTGGTCTGATGGA aGAACTGAAATTTTTGCGGACGTTAAAGAACTTTACACTCAAAGAAAATTAGTGAAGCCAGTGTGTGAACAAGAAGAACACGAATCACGAAAAGTTTGGCGGGATGTAACTGTTGGATTAAGGATTAACGACATGGAAAAGGCAACAGCTGCTAAATGTGCAATCGAACAAAAACAACGAGATGAAGCACGtaatagaaaagaaaacaatattaattGGCAAACTAAG TTGTTCAAAGAAACTAAAGATGGTAGTTGGGTCTATGTAAAACCACTTGCAGACAGATTACATTCTTGTTCCAATCAAAGTGCTACAACATAA
- the LOC126868633 gene encoding uncharacterized protein LOC126868633, giving the protein MIESITLELRPRLQICNVFIHLKKKVNSTGAKIKVSKESIKITIENNTKTFLTKFVKLIPDSLSTLNVTSNWICFRVQTISDPVFGSFKTQIITNPAFNVNSLNDSFKTTELFNTGKCRIMCACCENIVSKNMYIKRILPLPDMNYDSSEWFCCKHNHSNTMHNLIPSESEIFYGPLFFIIHSNLLNHNLKIDENIVICNRCLQYLGKILPDNSLKLWNCAVDYNLLSNSQSKTATDPFNDFLLAIKTSMIGMIGEEIILQCFIGKEIQSLILKPMDWHLNLMIEPKEMSDDNIVTLQRISVVKVLYKYETDKNIIDSVNKSYCEVSFSVIAAGLEHLIASTKRFPRLHRTVTDYYIGHICLENFTDNT; this is encoded by the coding sequence atgaTAGAATCTATAACATTAGAACTACGACCTAGGCTTCAAATATGCAAtgtttttattcatttaaagaaaaaagtaaattcAACAGGAGCTAAAATAAAGGTTTCAAaagaaagtataaaaataacgatagaaaataatacaaaaacatttttaacaaaatttgtaAAGTTAATACCAGATTCATTATCAACATTAAATGTTACAAGCAATTGGATTTGTTTCCGTGTGCAAACAATATCTGATCCTGTATTTGGATCTTTTAAAACGCAAATAATTACCAATCCAGCATTCAATGTTAATTCTTTGAATGATTCTTTTAAAACTACTGAGTTATTTAATACTGGTAAATGTCGTATAATGTGTGCTTGTTGCGAAAACATTGTTTCTAAAAACATGTATATTAAAAGGATTTTACCTTTACCAGATATGAATTATGATTCAAGCGAATGGTTTTGTTGTAAACATAATCATAGTAATACTATGCATAATTTGATTCCATCAGAGTCTGAGATTTTCTATGGGCCACTTTTCTTCATCATTCACTCAAATTTACTTAATCACAACTTAAAAATAGATGAAAATATTGTGATTTGTAACAGATGTTTACAATATTTAGGGAAAATTCTTCCAGATAATTCACTTAAATTATGGAATTGTGCTGTggattacaatttattaagtAACTCACAAAGTAAGACTGCAACAGATCCCTTTAATGATTTTTTACTTGCTATTAAAACTTCAATGATTGGTATGATTGgtgaagaaataattttgcaatGCTTTATAGGAAAAGAAATTCAGTCTCTCATTTTAAAACCAATGGATTGGCACTTAAATTTAATGATTGAGCCTAAGGAAATGTCAGACGATAATATTGTAACTTTGCAAAGAATATCAGTTGTCaaagtattatataaatatgaaacagacaaaaatattattgattCTGTAAATAAATCGTATTGTGAAGTTAGTTTTTCAGTAATAGCAGCAGGTTTGGAACATTTAATAGCATCAACAAAACGATTTCCACGGCTTCATAGAACTGTAACTGATTATTATATTGGACATATATGCTTAGAAAATTTTACAGACAAtacttaa